One window of the Triticum dicoccoides isolate Atlit2015 ecotype Zavitan chromosome 3B, WEW_v2.0, whole genome shotgun sequence genome contains the following:
- the LOC119276767 gene encoding uncharacterized protein LOC119276767 isoform X1: MPKRPYEGRVGKKVKRRRRHLYVVMKDEDGRCGIHKFDLSTNLLDDGHPVVEVLPPALNHFDSPSRGFFVAFGTKIMVFHSKSDKIGPPFFDVSTHNMGQGPRTRSRLSQPIYLPVCDKLVALDGNHSELLYLPPLEGKWLRCKLPNLSFNLQDIISHAVHPDGRTIFVSFKSYSSTATFSLDTWSDHARWRFHGMWGLPFTGRAHFVPGLNAWVGLSGDQDTLGHLCSCDVVSTDPDSSNKHSPPPWKLGKEKLFCKKSFEEHVGANLLYLGVETNFCLLHYFSVKDDDCMPHLLRLLTFSVKYDKNGDIWTCRILESSVNGARWTKSRRRRRCYKLPSAATILDPALQVPVAFWM; encoded by the coding sequence ATGCCAAAGCGACCCTACGAAGGGCGCGTTGGCAAGAAGGTCAAGCGTCGCCGTCGTCACCTTTATGTTGTCATGAAGGACGAGGACGGTAGATGCGGTATCCACAAATTTGATTTATCTACGAATCTGTTGGACGATGGCCACCCAGTTGTGGAGGTTCTACCGCCCGCTCTCAACCATTTCGATTCTCCCTCGAGGGGATTCTTTGTGGCCTTCGGCACCAAGATCATGGTATTCCATTCAAAATCGGACAAGATCGGCCCCCCTTTCTTTGATGTTAGCACTCACAACATGGGTCAGGGTCCTCGGACCAGGTCACGTCTTTCTCAACCCATATATCTGCCGGTTTGTGACAAGCTTGTTGCTCTGGATGGCAACCACTCGGAGCTTCTTTATCTTCCTCCACTGGAAGGGAAATGGTTGCGGTGTAAGCTCCCAAACCTTTCCTTCAACCTCCAAGACATTATCTCTCACGCTGTGCACCCTGACGGCCGGACCATCTTTGTCAGCTTCAAGAGTTACTCATCCACCGCCACATTTTCCCTTGATACTTGGTCGGATCATGCTAGGTGGAGGTTTCATGGCATGTGGGGGCTGCCGTTCACAGGTCGTGCTCACTTTGTCCCAGGGCTCAACGCCTGGGTTGGGCTTTCTGGTGATCAGGACACGCTTGGCCACCTTTGCTCCTGTGATGTCGTGTCCACTGATCCTGATTCCAGCAACAAGCATTCCCCACCACCATGGAAGCTTGGTAAGGAGAAACTGTTCTGCAAGAAATCATTCGAGGAACACGTAGGAGCCAACCTTTTGTACCTGGGAGTCGAAACCAATTTCTGCCTTCTGCATTATTTCAGTGTTAAAGATGATGATTGCATGCCGCATTTGCTTCGATTGCTTACTTTCTCTGTCAAGTATGATAAGAATGGAGACATCTGGACCTGCCGAATTCTAGAGTCTAGCGTGAATGGTGCAAGGTGGACCAAATCACGTCGCCGGCGCAGATGCTACAAGCTTCCTAGCGCAGCAACGATTCTCGATCCTGCCCTGCAGGTTCCTGTGGCATTCTGGATGTAG
- the LOC119276767 gene encoding uncharacterized protein LOC119276767 isoform X2, translating into MPKRPYEGRVGKKVKRRRRHLYVVMKDEDGRCGIHKFDLSTNLLDDGHPVVEVLPPALNHFDSPSRGFFVAFGTKIMVFHSKSDKIGPPFFDVSTHNMGQGPRTRSRLSQPIYLPVCDKLVALDGNHSELLYLPPLEGKWLRCKLPNLSFNLQDIISHAVHPDGRTIFVSFKSYSSTATFSLDTWSDHARWRFHGMWGLPFTGRAHFVPGLNAWVGLSGDQDTLGHLCSCDVVSTDPDSSNKHSPPPWKLVLKMMIACRICFDCLLSLSSMIRMETSGPAEF; encoded by the exons ATGCCAAAGCGACCCTACGAAGGGCGCGTTGGCAAGAAGGTCAAGCGTCGCCGTCGTCACCTTTATGTTGTCATGAAGGACGAGGACGGTAGATGCGGTATCCACAAATTTGATTTATCTACGAATCTGTTGGACGATGGCCACCCAGTTGTGGAGGTTCTACCGCCCGCTCTCAACCATTTCGATTCTCCCTCGAGGGGATTCTTTGTGGCCTTCGGCACCAAGATCATGGTATTCCATTCAAAATCGGACAAGATCGGCCCCCCTTTCTTTGATGTTAGCACTCACAACATGGGTCAGGGTCCTCGGACCAGGTCACGTCTTTCTCAACCCATATATCTGCCGGTTTGTGACAAGCTTGTTGCTCTGGATGGCAACCACTCGGAGCTTCTTTATCTTCCTCCACTGGAAGGGAAATGGTTGCGGTGTAAGCTCCCAAACCTTTCCTTCAACCTCCAAGACATTATCTCTCACGCTGTGCACCCTGACGGCCGGACCATCTTTGTCAGCTTCAAGAGTTACTCATCCACCGCCACATTTTCCCTTGATACTTGGTCGGATCATGCTAGGTGGAGGTTTCATGGCATGTGGGGGCTGCCGTTCACAGGTCGTGCTCACTTTGTCCCAGGGCTCAACGCCTGGGTTGGGCTTTCTGGTGATCAGGACACGCTTGGCCACCTTTGCTCCTGTGATGTCGTGTCCACTGATCCTGATTCCAGCAACAAGCATTCCCCACCACCATGGAAGCTTG TGTTAAAGATGATGATTGCATGCCGCATTTGCTTCGATTGCTTACTTTCTCTGTCAAGTATGATAAGAATGGAGACATCTGGACCTGCCGAATTCTAG